In Candidatus Binatia bacterium, a single genomic region encodes these proteins:
- a CDS encoding response regulator, whose translation MAPQPELILVVDDTDTARYHKERILARAGYEVIQAKDGLEALRLVAEREPRIVVLDVKLPGLDGWEVCRRIKADPGTASTLVLQVSATYVSDADTVRALEGGADAALTEPIEPTVLVATVRSLLRVRRAEDSLRAALAGEQSARSAAEAAREAVEAANQSKDEFLATLSHELRSPLGTMLSWVSLLRSANGDEAQLTRGLDVIERNVRLQMKLIDDLLDVSRIVSGKLRLDVALVELEPIVAAAIVNIRGAAEAKHVRVESMVEDTAGPVWGDATRLQQVVWNLLSNAIKFTPRDGTVRVSVRGTEAGVRIEVADTGKGIAPDVLPKIFERFHQADPSTTRSESGLGLGLAIVRQIVELHGGAVEARSPGLGGGTTMIVSLPPAEARGLSAVRSMARPDVKPVLSETPSLNRLRLLVVEDDPDALEAISALLQRSGASVTSARSVPEALIALGREKPDVLISDIAMSGMDGITLIRAVRERGRERGGTVPALALTAYTGGDTQRRALEAGYQAYLTKPIEANDLVSAIASLAGVERPAG comes from the coding sequence ATGGCCCCCCAGCCGGAGCTGATCCTGGTCGTGGACGACACCGACACCGCGCGCTACCACAAGGAGCGGATCCTGGCGCGCGCGGGCTATGAAGTGATCCAGGCCAAGGACGGGCTCGAGGCGCTGCGCCTCGTAGCCGAGCGCGAGCCTCGCATCGTGGTTCTGGATGTGAAGCTCCCGGGACTGGACGGCTGGGAGGTCTGCCGCCGGATCAAGGCCGATCCCGGGACCGCCTCCACCCTGGTTCTCCAAGTGTCGGCCACGTACGTGAGCGATGCCGATACCGTGCGGGCCCTGGAAGGGGGGGCCGACGCCGCCCTCACCGAGCCGATCGAACCCACCGTGCTCGTCGCGACCGTGCGCTCGCTCCTGCGCGTGCGCCGGGCCGAGGACTCGCTGCGCGCCGCGCTCGCCGGCGAGCAGTCGGCACGGAGCGCCGCCGAAGCGGCGCGCGAGGCGGTCGAGGCCGCGAACCAGAGCAAGGACGAGTTCCTGGCCACCCTCTCCCACGAGCTGCGCTCGCCCCTCGGCACCATGCTATCGTGGGTCTCCCTGCTCCGCTCCGCGAACGGCGACGAAGCGCAGCTGACGCGCGGGCTCGACGTGATCGAGCGGAACGTCCGGCTGCAGATGAAGCTGATCGACGACCTGCTCGACGTCTCCCGCATCGTCTCGGGAAAGCTGCGCCTGGACGTGGCCCTGGTGGAGCTGGAGCCGATCGTCGCCGCGGCGATCGTGAACATCCGCGGCGCGGCCGAGGCCAAGCACGTGCGCGTGGAATCGATGGTCGAGGACACCGCGGGTCCCGTGTGGGGGGACGCGACGCGCCTGCAGCAGGTCGTCTGGAACCTGCTCTCGAACGCGATCAAGTTCACGCCGCGGGACGGCACCGTGCGCGTGTCGGTCCGGGGCACCGAGGCGGGCGTCCGGATCGAGGTGGCCGACACCGGCAAGGGGATCGCTCCCGACGTCCTGCCGAAGATCTTCGAGCGCTTCCACCAGGCCGACCCCTCGACCACGCGCTCCGAGAGCGGGCTGGGGCTGGGGCTCGCGATCGTGCGGCAGATCGTCGAGCTGCACGGCGGCGCCGTCGAGGCGAGGAGCCCGGGTCTGGGGGGCGGCACCACGATGATCGTGAGCCTTCCTCCGGCCGAGGCGCGCGGGCTCTCGGCGGTGCGCTCCATGGCGCGACCGGACGTGAAGCCGGTCCTCTCGGAAACGCCCAGCCTGAACCGGCTCCGGCTGCTGGTGGTCGAGGACGACCCCGACGCCCTGGAGGCGATCTCCGCCCTGCTGCAGCGGTCGGGGGCGAGCGTGACGTCCGCGCGGTCGGTCCCCGAGGCCTTGATCGCGCTCGGCCGTGAGAAGCCCGACGTGCTGATCAGCGACATCGCGATGTCGGGCATGGACGGGATCACGCTGATCCGCGCCGTGCGCGAGCGGGGCCGGGAGCGCGGCGGTACCGTCCCGGCGCTCGCCCTGACCGCCTACACCGGCGGCGACACGCAGCGGCGCGCGCTGGAGGCGGGATACCAGGCCTACCTCACGAAGCCGATCGAGGCGAACGACCTGGTCTCGGCCATCGCGTCGCTGGCGGGCGTCGAGCGGCCGGCGGGGTGA
- a CDS encoding ATP-binding protein, with product MSSRILSLALRQEVDVVLARQRARRIAGLLGFDGQDQVRIATAVSEIARNAVAYAQQGMAEFRVEGVTPPQVFTIRVTDTGPGIRRLTEILEGRYRSTTGMGIGISGARRLMDQFSIVSDPAQGTTVTLSKLVPPGRPLVSPAEIVAIAESLAKEKPQDALGEIQRQNQELLATMAELEQRQEQLLVLNRELEDTNRGVVALYAELDEKADHLRRADELKSRFLSNMTHEFRTPVNSIQALAWMLLERTDGPLTAEQERQVQFIRRASSELSELVNDLLDLAKVEAGKSEVRPTLFEVSNLFGALRGMLRPLLVTTSVALVFEEPEEIPPLHTDEGKVSQILRNFISNALKFTEQGEVRVRARLVNGGGKIAFEVSDTGIGIAPEDQERIFQEFTQIDSAIQRRVRGTGLGLPLCRRLAELLGGSVSVRSEVGAGSTFVAEIPVSYAERDSVALDSWHPMPGRLPVLVVEDAPEEALLYEKYLSAAGYQVLHARTLREAREALSIMSPALILLDVLLRGEDTWAFLTELRRRPDTGATPILIVSTVEDQAKGAALGADAYLIKPIDRQRLIRQISSMTGDVVMRRVLIVDDEEISRYLIRQSLTAPHVEVLEAATGAEALHVAGSGQVGAICLDLRMPDQDGEEVLRRLKSDPMTREIPVFVVTSKALGEGERDRLLEMAAGVISKETLSRERILPRVEEAMRRTAAA from the coding sequence GTGAGCAGCCGCATCCTCTCGCTCGCCCTGCGCCAGGAGGTGGACGTGGTGCTCGCGCGCCAGCGCGCGCGGCGGATCGCGGGTCTCCTCGGATTCGACGGACAGGATCAGGTGCGGATCGCCACCGCCGTCTCGGAGATCGCGCGGAACGCGGTCGCCTACGCGCAGCAGGGGATGGCCGAGTTCCGGGTCGAGGGAGTCACGCCGCCCCAGGTGTTCACGATCCGGGTCACCGACACGGGGCCGGGCATCCGCCGGCTGACGGAGATCCTCGAGGGGCGCTACCGCTCCACGACGGGCATGGGAATCGGCATCTCCGGCGCGCGGCGCCTGATGGACCAGTTCAGCATCGTGTCCGATCCGGCGCAGGGAACGACCGTCACCCTGAGCAAGCTCGTCCCCCCGGGGCGGCCGCTCGTGAGCCCGGCGGAAATCGTCGCGATCGCCGAGTCGCTCGCGAAGGAAAAGCCGCAGGACGCCCTCGGGGAGATCCAGCGCCAGAACCAGGAGCTGCTCGCCACCATGGCCGAGCTGGAGCAGCGCCAGGAGCAGCTCCTGGTGCTGAACCGCGAGCTGGAGGACACCAACCGCGGGGTGGTCGCGCTCTACGCCGAGCTGGACGAGAAGGCCGACCATCTGCGCCGCGCCGACGAGCTCAAGTCGCGCTTCCTCTCGAACATGACGCACGAATTCCGCACGCCGGTGAACTCGATCCAGGCGCTTGCCTGGATGCTCCTCGAGCGCACCGACGGCCCGCTCACGGCGGAGCAGGAGCGGCAGGTTCAGTTCATCCGGCGCGCCTCCAGCGAGCTGTCGGAGCTGGTGAACGACCTGCTCGACCTGGCCAAGGTGGAGGCGGGGAAGTCCGAGGTGCGCCCCACCCTCTTCGAGGTGTCGAACCTCTTCGGGGCCCTGCGCGGCATGCTCCGGCCGCTCCTCGTCACCACCTCGGTCGCCCTGGTCTTCGAGGAGCCGGAGGAGATCCCGCCGCTCCATACCGACGAGGGAAAGGTCTCGCAGATCCTGCGCAACTTCATCTCGAACGCGCTCAAGTTCACCGAGCAGGGCGAGGTCCGCGTGCGCGCGCGCCTGGTCAACGGCGGAGGGAAGATCGCGTTCGAGGTGTCGGACACCGGCATCGGGATCGCGCCCGAGGACCAGGAGCGGATCTTCCAGGAGTTCACGCAGATCGACAGCGCGATCCAGCGGAGGGTCCGCGGCACGGGACTGGGGCTTCCCCTCTGCCGCAGGCTGGCCGAGCTCCTGGGCGGATCGGTTTCCGTGCGGAGCGAAGTGGGCGCCGGATCCACGTTCGTGGCGGAGATCCCGGTCTCCTACGCGGAGCGCGACAGCGTGGCCCTGGATTCCTGGCACCCGATGCCCGGGCGCCTCCCCGTACTCGTGGTCGAGGACGCGCCCGAGGAGGCACTTCTCTACGAGAAGTACCTCTCGGCCGCGGGCTATCAGGTGCTCCACGCCCGAACGCTGCGCGAGGCGCGCGAGGCGCTGTCGATCATGAGCCCGGCGCTGATCCTCCTCGACGTCCTGCTGCGCGGCGAGGATACCTGGGCCTTCCTGACCGAGCTCCGGCGCCGTCCGGATACGGGAGCGACGCCGATCCTGATCGTGAGCACCGTCGAGGATCAGGCCAAGGGAGCCGCGCTGGGAGCGGACGCCTACCTGATCAAGCCGATCGACCGCCAGCGCCTGATCCGGCAGATCTCGTCCATGACGGGAGACGTCGTCATGCGCCGCGTGCTGATCGTGGACGACGAGGAGATCTCGCGCTATCTGATCCGCCAGAGCCTGACGGCGCCGCACGTCGAGGTGCTCGAGGCCGCCACGGGAGCCGAGGCGCTCCACGTCGCGGGCTCCGGGCAGGTCGGCGCGATTTGCCTCGATCTCCGGATGCCCGACCAGGACGGCGAGGAGGTTCTGCGCCGCCTGAAGAGCGATCCGATGACGCGCGAGATTCCCGTGTTCGTGGTCACGTCCAAGGCGCTCGGGGAAGGCGAGCGCGACCGGCTCCTCGAAATGGCCGCGGGCGTGATCTCCAAGGAAACACTTTCCCGCGAGCGCATCCTGCCGCGCGTCGAAGAGGCGATGCGGCGGACGGCCGCCGCGTAG